TCGAGTCGCCGCTCGCCGCAACCTGGGTCGGGCCGCCCGCCGGCAACCTGGGTCGGGTCGCCGGCCGCAACCTGGGTCAGGCCGCCGGGCCGCCGCTGGTCGGCCAACCCGGGTCGCCATCCGCCCTAGCGTCGTAGCATCCGCTATAGTAGACACTCCGCATGAAGGCGAAATGCTCGAAGTGGCCGCTCGCGCGGCTCGGGGTTCAACGGTGGTCGCACGCACCCTGAAGCTGGGCGCGTTCATGCGCCCGGTCAGCATTCACACCGGCGCCTGGCGCTACCCAGGGGCCTACCCGGACGCGAACTTCAACTTCGCGCACCTCAAGCGCTTCGCGCAACGCCTGGAGCAGGCTCGCTTCGACGCGTTCTTCATGGCCGATCACCTGGCCGTGTTGAACATGCCGCTCAACGCCCTCGCGCGCAGCCATACGGTCACGTCGTTCGAGCCGTTCACGCTGCTCTCCGCGCTCGCCGGCGCCACCGAGCACATCGGCCTGGTGGCGACCGCGTCGACAACGTTCGATCAGCCGTTCCACGTGGCCCGGCGCTTTGCGTCCCTCGATCACCTGAGCGGCGGGCGCGCCGGCTGGAACATCGTCACCACCGCGAACCCGGACGCAGCCCTGAACTTCGGGCTCACCGAGCACGTCGAGCACGACGAGCGCTACCGGCGCGCGCGCGAGTTCTTCGACGTGGTCACCGGGCTCTGGGACAGCTTCGCCGACGATGCGTTCGTGCGCGACGTCGAGGCCGGGATCTACTTCGACGCGGCGCGCCTGCACGTCCTGGATCACCGGGGCAAGCACTACTCGGTGCGCGGTCCCTTGAACATCGCGCGCCCGGTCCAGGGCTGGCCGGTGATCGTGCAGGCGGGCGCCTCGGAAGCAGGCCGGCAGCTCGCGGCCGAGACCGCAGAGGTCGTGTTCGCGGCGCAATCCACGCTGGAAGGCGCGCGCCGCTTCTACGCCGACGTCAAGGGCAGGCTGGAGCGCCTGGGGCGGCACCCCGACACGCTCAAGATCTTGCCGGGCGCGCTGGTCGTCGTGGGGGACACCGTCCAGGAGGCGCAGGAGAAGCGCGCGCGGCTCGACAGCCTCGTGCACTTCGACAGCAGCATCGCCTCGCTCTCGATCGCGCTCGGCTGCGACGCATCGCGGTTCGATCCGGACGCGCCGCTCCCCGAGATCCCGCCCACGAACGCCGGCCAGAGCGGGCGCGAACGCGCGATCGAGCTGGCGCGTCGAGAAAGGCTGACGGTGCGGCAGCTCGCGCAGCGCCTCGGCGGCTTCGGGGGGCTCGCGTTCGTCGGCACGCCCGGGACCATCGCGGACCAGATGGAAGAGTGGCTGGTCCAGAACGGCTGCGACGGCTTCAACATCATGTTCCCCTACTTGCCGGGCGGCCTCGACGATTTCGTCGATCGCGTCGTCCCCGAGCTCCAGCGCCGGGGCCTGTTCCGGCGTGAGTACGAAGGGCGAACGCTGCGCGAGAACCTGGGGCTCGCGCGGCCCCCCAACCGCTTCTTTCCGACCGCCGCCGCGGCGCGCTGAGCGCTGCCGGGGCGCCCGTTCGATAACCCGTCAACTCCCCAGCCGTCGCGCACGAGGATAACGATGTCACGTGCTACAGTCACCTTGAAGACCCGAGACGGGCAGACCGAGGCCTCCGTCTTCCGTCCCGACTCCGGCGAGGGTCCCTGCGGATAGGACAAGCCAACCCGCTCCGCAACGTCACGATTCTCTTGTACCGATGCGCCACCCGTCGGCCGCTCCCCTTCGCTTGCGCCTGCTCCTCTCCATCGGCGTGGTCCTCCCGGCGGGGCCTGGATGCAGCCGCGAGCCGGCGCCGGCTCCCCCAGCGGGATCGGCGGCCGCGCGTCCGTCGTCGGAGACGCCGTCAGCGGGGCCGGTCGCGCCTCCGCCGCCGGTGGGAGCGCCGGGGAGCACCATCCGGGGCGAGATCGCGGGCGTGCGCTACCTCGAGCACATGACGGGCGGGGCGCGACCCGACGAGCGGGTGCCTATGATCGTCGCGCTGCACCCCATGGGCGGGGACCCCGCGGACTTCCTACAGCTGCTCCGGCGCTACCGCCGCCGCGCCCGGCTCATCCTCCCGTACGGCCACCCGAGCGGCGGGATGTACATCTGGTACGACTCCGTCAGCGACGACGTCGCCGCCCCCCTGGTCACGCGAGAAGCAGATCGGATCGCCGCCGCGCTCGCCGCCCTGGTAGCCGCCCGCCCCACTGTCGGCCAGCCCCTCGTCACCGGCTTCTCGCAGGGCGGCATCATGACCTTTGCCCTGGCGGTCACCCACCCCGAGGCGCTGGCGGCCGCCTTCCCCATCAGCGGTCTGCTCCCGCCGTCGCTCTACCCGTCGGCGGCGCTGAGCTCGGGGCCGCGCCCGGCGACGCTTCCGCCGGTCACCGCCTTCCACGGCGCCTCCGACCTGGCGGTGCCGACCCGAGGCGCGCGCGCCTCGATCGCCGAGCTGCGGCTCGCCGGGTACACCGCGGAGCTGCGCGAGTACGCCGGGGTCGAGCACGACACCTCCGACGAGGAAGTGGGCGAGATCTTGGAGCGGATGGGGCGGGCCGCCGACGGCCTCGGGAACGCGGCGCCGGCGCCTTGAAGCGGGCGCGCTCGTCGACTTCTGCGCGGGACGCGCAAGGGGGGTAGCTCAGGGCAGGACGCTCGCACCCTCGCGGAGCGCCGGGAGGCCCCATGTCCGCAGCGGCGCCGACTGAGAAGCTTCTGGGTGTACAAGTGGACATGCGGTATGGCGCTCGATGTCCTCGAGTGCCCGGCCTGCAAGGGCAGGATGAAGCTCGTCGCCATGATCACCGAACCGAGCAACATCGCCCGCTTCCTCACCGCGCTCGGCGAGCCGACCGACGTTCCAGGCCGCTGCTGACGATGGTGCATGGCGAGGTCGAGCGCGAGCGGGTGTCGACTGCGCTGGGCGCTGTGCTGCCGTGGGCTGATGTTGGATTCGACGCGCCGCGAACCGCGACGGCGGCCGTTGGGACGAGCTCAGTACGGTACAGCTATACGGTAGGATGCCTTCCGCTTGGTGCTACGTCGCGGTAATCGCAGGCGTTTCACGAGTGGAAGGCCTGTCTCATCGCATGAGGATTGTTCTGTCGATGATCTCGTACACTCGGACTGCACGAGTCAGGAACGGCTCCGAGAATCTCGACTTTGCGGAGCGTGTTTGCTTGTCCTATCCGCTTGCGTCACTGCAATATTGACGCGCGAGCGCCAAGGTGGCCGCTGCGGTTTGGAGGAGCAAAGATGAACCTTTCTACCATGATGGGCCTCGCAGTGGGCGTCTCGTTGGCTTTCGGAGCAGGCTGCTCTGGAACCGGCGATGACGGCGGAGGCGGAACGAGCAGCGGCGGCACGGTCATTCCTCCAGGTTCGGGCGGCGGCACAGCCGGCGGAGGAGCGGGCACCGGCGGAGGAGCGGGCACCGGCGGAGGTGAGGTCGGCGGCAATGGCGCAGGCGGAAGCGGCAGTGCGACCAACGCGGGCGGCAGTGCCGCGGATGGTGGGGCTACCTCGGGTTCGGGCGGTGAGACGGGTGGAGGCTCGGGCGGTGAGACGGGTGGTGGAGGCTCCGGCGGGGCCGCGCCCATCGATTGCGATTCCGGCGGGGCAGTGATGACCTACCCTACCCTTCCGGGCGCCTCCGAGAGCCCGCTCTATACGGTGACGGCCAACGGGGCGGCGCAATTCGTCGAAAAGATGACCAAGTTTGGCCAGGAGATGCAGGTGCACTACGCCCACTTCGGCGTGGCAAGCGGCTGCAAGGCGACCGTCGCCGTCACGGTGAACGGCGGCTTCAGCTCCTACACCTTGAGCCCGAAGAGCCGAATGCTGTCGGCGACCAAAAACGGTGACACGCTCACCTTCGACAGCGGGCCCAACTACTTGATCCTGCAGATCGCCTCGAAGGAATTGCTGTTCGTCCTCATTGACGACCAAGAGATCGATCCGCCGAAATTGGGCGACGCCGACGTGAAGAGCCTCGCAGACTACGGCGTGGACAACACGGGCGCAGCGCTCGTCACCTCCAAGGTGCAGTCCGCCATCGACGCCGCCTCCGGATCCGCGCAGAACATCCTCTACGTGCCTCCGGGACGCTACAAGACCGGGGAGTTGTGGCTGAAGAGCAACATGACCATGTATCTGGCGGCCGGCGCCATCCTGGACGGTTCGACCAGCACGGGCGACTACAATGGCACGGGCGCACCGGCCGTCGAAAACACCTCCCACGGCGTGGTTCACATGAACAAGGTGAGCAACACGAAGATCCTCGGTCGGGGGGTGATCGACGGCAACGGCTCGAAGATCCGTGGCACCAACAACGATACACCCTCTTTCAAGATCAACACCCTCCGGATCGACGACAGCACGGACGTGTTGGTCGACGGCATCGTCGTGCGCGATCCAGTCTTCTGGAACACGCTGATCTTCGACAGCGACAAGGTGACCATCCAGAACTTCAAGGTGATCAATCGCCGCCCCACCACAACAGCTTACAACCAAACCGACGGAGTGGACTTCGACTGCTCCACGAACGGTAAGCTCTACAACGCCTTCATCTACAGCGGTGATGACAGCATGTCGCCGAAGCGCGAGCAAGAAGGCAAGCTGGACACCAAGGCCATCACCTATGAGAAGGTGGTTGCCTACAGCAACTCAGCGGCGACGAAGATCGGAACCAAGACCTACGGCCAGGTGATCGAGGATATCACCTTCAAAGACCTCGACATCGTCAAGGCCGGCCGGGCCCTCGGGATCAACGCGGACGACACCGCTGTCATCCAGAACATCACCTGGCAGGACGTCAGGGTCGAGACGGTCGACGGCAGGATCATCGACTTCGAAGAAGATGCAACGGCAACCTGGCGCAACGCTCCCAACCGGGCCACGGTCAAGGAAGTGTTCATCAACAATGTTGCCTCTGCCGTGAACAAAGAGATCTACATTCACGGCAAGTCGAGCACCGTGAACTTCAATGGGATTCACTTCGACAATTTCACCATCCAGGGCAACAAGGTCACGGGTCGAAACGGCTGGAACGTGAACCAGTACGTGTCCAACATCACGTTCAAGTGAAAGAACGCCGAAAGCCAACTCCTCCGGAGTTGGCTTTCCCAGGCACCCGTTGCGTGGGCAGGCACCTACGTGCTTTCGAGCGCTAGGGCCGCGGATCCACGGTCAAGTAATCGGTGACGCCCTCGAAGACGACACCAGGTGGCGTGAAATAGATGTCCGTGATCGGCGCCCCGCCCGGGGTCGTCGAGATGACCGGCGCCCCGCCTCCCCAGTAGTTGTGCTCGGCGAACAGGTAAATGCGCGAGTCCGGAACCACGTCTGCCGGCGAGAACGACACCGACACATCTCCGTCGACCGGGGCGACAGGATCGATGCCGGCTGGATTCACTCCTGGCGGCAGATTGCCGGGTACGCCATTGTTGACGAAGCGATTGTTCCCGACGCTCCCGAGCGTCCCGCCGCCCAGATCGATGACAGCCCCGCCATCCGCTCCAATCGGCACGGAGCTCGACTGCGACCAGTAAACGGCTTCTCCCGTCAGGTTCTCGAACGAGGAGTTCTCGACCAGGACGTGAAGCTGGTCGATCTTGTTCGTGTTCACGGTCCGGGTCGGTGCCACCCTCAAACCGATCCCGCGGCCGAGGCCCGAGATGTCGACGTTCCGAACGGTGAGATTAATCGCCTTGGTCTGAGGCATTTCCGTCCCGCTGTACCGAATTTGCGCGTCCTCGTTGCCGTTGTTGTTGGTCACGGGGTCGTAGATGCCGTTCGTGTTCCTGTTGCTGAGGACGGAGTCGCTGATCGAGACATTGTAGGTGCCGTTCTGCGGGTTGGCGGCATCGATGAGCTTGACGTTCGTGCTCGCTGGATCGCTCAGATGAGCACGGCGAATGTCGACGTTCAGGATGCCGTCCGCGCTCGCGTGGTGCTGGATCTCGATCGAATCGCCGTTGGCGTTGTCGCCCGTGAGGAACGGATTGCTGATCGAGACGTCCCACACGTCCGCGTCCACGAGGGGGCTGTAGCCGCAGGCCAGGAACACCAGGCCATCGGCCGCGAACGTTCCGAACGGCGAGAGGTTCGACGCGTCGTAGTTGGTCAACTCCAAGTTCGATACGGAGTGGTCGATCGTGATGAGCGTGATGCCTCTCGACCGGACCACGTGGTCGGTGATCCCGATCGTCGTCGGATCGGGAAGGTCCTGCGACAGGTCCTTGATGACGTTGTGATCGACGTCGAACGTGGAGGTCACGCCCGTGTCGTCGATGAGCATGATCCCGTCAGAATTGCTGTCGCGAATCACGTTGCGCTTGATGTCGACGGTCCCAGCGTCGGCGATCGATCCCGGCGCGCCGAGAAAGCTGCAGTAGCTCTGCGCCTGCAGCTGCGGATCGAGCAGCGGCGTCCCCCGCGCGTCCGGACCGCACGACACCAGCGTAATGGCGCCGAAGTGGTTCGTCTGAGGCGCGAAGAGGATGTAGCCATTCGGCCATTCGCCGGCGCACGTCGTGCCGCTGCACGTCGAGGGCGGCGGCCCCTCGATCTCGGGCAGATCGTGGACCGCCATGTCGTTGGTCATCAGGTTGTCCTCGATACATGGATTCTCGGCGTTGATGCCGAGAATCGATGAGCGGAACGCGTTGTCGATATGGATGTTCCGAACCACGTTGTTCTTGGCCAGCCGGATCACGTCTCCGTCGTAGCGGGCGCCGCTCGTATTGGTGAGCGTCGCGCGGGCGCTATGGGGGTTGGCGACCGTCACCTTGGGGCCCAATCCAATCAGCTGTTGTCCGTCCTTCAGCTGAATCCCACCGTCGAGCACGCCATGGGACTGAATTACATAAAGGGTGTCGCCGGGGCCGGAGCGAGCCTCCAGGGCCTGTAACGAGTTGAAGGGCCGATTCTTCGAGCCGTTGCCTGCATGCGGCGGATCAGCCTTGACGTACCACGTGGCGGCCTCGCTGCTGCCTGCAATCAGCAACACGCCCAGCATGACCAGCGACGAACCGCCTGCCGACAGTCCTCTGTCGCGCAACTTCATCTGTGACCTCCCCCCGAGTCGGTTGATGGCAGTAAACAGCGGCCTAATGTTCTGTAGTACAAGGAAACTGTCAAGGCTCGGAGGACGGCGATCGAGGGTCGCCAGCGGACATCTCGGGGCGCTGACGTCGAGGGCGCGACGAGGGCGTCGAGATCGGCTCCAGCGAGATCAACGTGGCTGTCCACGACGATCAGGGGAGAAGGAATCCCAAACCGTTCTTGACTCGTGTTTCGCCCTTTTTGTTGCCTATCGACCGGGGCACCTCTCCGAGGAGAATGCCGACGGTTCCGCGCCGCGCGCTCGCGCGTCGCGCTGTCATACCGCGCATCCCTCCATCTTCGTCCGCAGGGGTCCGTCGAGGGGCGCGCGGGGTGGCGAGCGAGCGGCTTCGGACGGCATCCCGCGGCGGGAGGTGCTACCCCCTCGCGCACCGTGAGCCCCCGCTTTCCGCAAGAGCAGTCATCCGCTACGCCCGCTTCCAGCGGCCGGACCTCGTCCCCGCCCGCTTCGGGGGGCCCGGTCCGCTTTCCCGAGGAGCTGCCCATCTCGGCGCGGGTGCTCGATATCGCCCGGGCCATCGAGGCGCACCAGGTCGTCATCGTCGCGGGCGAGACCGGCTCGGGTAAGACCACGCAGCTCCCCAAGATTTGCCTGGCCATGGGCCGCGGCCTCTCCGCGCGGATCGGCGTCACGCAGCCGCGCCGCATCGCCGCGACCAGCGTCGCGGCCCGCGTCGCCAAGGAGCTCGGCGTCGAGCTCGGCAAGGAGGTCGGCTACAAGATCCGCTTCTCGGACAGGACGAGCCCGGCCACGTACGTCAAGTACATGACCGACGGCATCGTCCTCGCCGAGATCCAGGGCGATCCGCGGCTCTCGGGCTACGACACGCTCATCATCGACGAGGCCCACGAGCGCAGCCTCAACATCGATTTCCTGCTCGGCTACCTCAAGCGCCTGCTGCCAAGGCGCCCGGATCTCCGCGTCATCGTCAGCTCCGCGACGCTCGAGACCGACAGGTTCGCGGCCTACTTCGGCGGCGCTCCGGTCATCGAGGTCTCCGGCCGCACGTACCCCGTGGAGGTCATCCACCGCCGCCCGGAGAGCGGGGAGGCCGAGATCGCCGACGCCGTCGCCGCCACGGTCGAGGAGATCACCTCGATCGATCCGCGCGGGGACATCCTCGTCTTCCTCCCCGGAGAGCGGGAGATCCACGACACCATGGCCGAGCTCACGCGCCACGGCCTGCCGCACACGACGCTGCTGCCGCTCTACGGGCGGCTCCCTCAGGGCGACCAGCAGCGCGTGTTCCAGTCCTTGCCGGGGCGGCGGATCGTGCTCGCGACCAACGTCGCGGAGACGTCGCTCACCATCCCGGGCATCGTGTACGTCATCGACTCCGGGCTCGCCCGCGTCAACCGCTACAGCCCGCGCACGGGCGTCACCCAGCTCCAGATCGAGCCCATCTCGCGCGCGAGCGCCGATCAGCGCAAGGGGCGCGCGGGCCGCGTGCAGAGCGGCGTGTGCTTCCGGCTCTACGACGAGCAGGACGACCGGGGGCGGCCCGCGTACACCGATCCGGAGATCCTGCGCGTCGGCCTCTCGGGCGTCATCCTCCAGATGAAGGCGCTCGGGCTCGGCGCCATCGAGGATTTCCCCTTCCTCGACGCGCCGTCGAAGCGCGCCGTGGACGAGGGCTACAGGGTCCTCGAGGAGCTCGGCGCCCTCGACGACGCGGCTGAGCTCACGGACATCGGCAGGAAGCTCGCGCGGCTGCCGCTCGACCCGCGGCTCGGCCGGATGGTCCTGGGCGGCGAGAGCGAGGGGGCGCTGGCCGAGGTGCTGATCATCGCCGCCGCGCTCGGCGTGCAGGATCCGCGGGAGCGGCCGCTCGCCGCCCAGAAGCAGGCCGACGACGCGCACCGGAAGTTCAAGGACGAGGCCTCGGATTTCGTGGGGCTCCTGAAGCTGTGGAGCTTCTACCAGGACGCGCAGGGCCGGCTGACCCAGAACCAGCTCAGGAAGGCCTGCCGCGACCATTTCGTCTCGTACCTCCGCATGCGCGAGTGGGCCGACGTGCACCGTCAGATCAGCCGGATCACGAAGGAGATGGAGTTCTCGCCGAACGACGCGCCCGCGAAGGGCGACGCCATCCACCGCGCGCTGCTGCCCGGGCTGCTCAGCCGCATCGGCATGTGGAACCAGGAGAACAAGGTCTACCTGGGCGCCCGGCAGACGCGCTTCCAGCTCCACCCCTCGTCGGGCCTCGCGAAGAAGCCGCCCGCGTGGATCATGGCCGCCGAGCTGGTCGAGACGTCGCAGCTCTTCGCCCGGATGGCGGCCGCCGTCGATCCCGCGTGGATCGAGGCCGCGGCCGGGCCGCTCTGCAAGCGCAGCCACAGCGACCCGCACTGGGCCGCGAAGCCGGCGGCCGTGATGGCGCGGGAGCAGGTGACGCTGTACGGGCTGCCGATCGCGCGGGATCGGCGGGTCGACTTCGGGGCGATCGACCCGAAGTCCGCGCGCCAGATCTTCCTCCTCCACGCGCTGGTCCGGCAGGAGTACGCGACGCGCGCGCCGTTCATGGACGCGAACCGGCGGCTCTTCGAGGAGGTCAGCCGGCTGCGCGACAAGGCGAGGAGGAGCGAGATGCTGGCCGACGAGCACGCGCTCGAGCTCTTCTTCGACCGGCGCGTCCCCGAGGGCGTTTATAGCGGCAAGACGTTCGAGGCGTGGCGGAAGGAGGCCGAGGCGGAGGACCCGCGGGCGCTCCACCTGTCGCTCGCCGACGTCCTGCTCGACGAGGCCGCGGAGCTCACGCCCGAGCGCTTCCCCGATTCGCTCGAGCTCTACGGCGCCGCCGTGCCGCTCTCGTACCGCTTCGATCCGGGCGAGGACGACGACGGCATCTCCCTCTCGCTGCCGCTCGTGCTCCTGCCGCAGGCCGATCCCGACGAGCTCGAGTGGATGATCCCCGGGTGGCACGCCGAGAAGATCGCGCAGCTGCTCGAGTCGCTGCCGAAATCGCTCCGCAAAGCGCTCGTCCCGCTCGCCCCCCTCCGCGAGGTCGCCCGGGAGATCGCGGCGGAGCTACGGCCGTTCCAGGGCCCGCTGCGGGCCGTCCTCGCGCGCGCGGTCGAGGACCGCACCGCCGAGCGCGTGCCCGCCGACGCGTTCCGGCCCCAGGATCTGCCGCCGTACCTGCGCTTCTATTTCCGCGTGGTCGACGAGGACGGCCGGGTGATCGGCGAGGGGCGCGAGCTCCGGGAGCTCAAGGAGCGGCTTTCCGGCCGGGCGCGTGAGGCCTGGGCGAGGGTCGGCAAGGCGGGCCTGGAGCGGGACGGGCTCACGTCGTTCAGCGTCGAGGCGCTGCCCGAGCGCGTCCAGGTCGACGCCGGGCGCCACAAGGTGTTCGGCTACCCGGCGCTGATCGACGGGGAGACGTCCGTGTCGGTGCGCGTGCTCGCCTCGAGGGCCGCGGCGGCCGAGGCGACGCGCGCCGGGCTGCGGCGGCTCCTCTTGCTGCAGCTCGGGGGCAAGATGAGCCAGCTCGAGCAGCCGCTGCGGAGCGCCGTGGCCGTG
The DNA window shown above is from Sorangium aterium and carries:
- a CDS encoding LLM class flavin-dependent oxidoreductase is translated as MLEVAARAARGSTVVARTLKLGAFMRPVSIHTGAWRYPGAYPDANFNFAHLKRFAQRLEQARFDAFFMADHLAVLNMPLNALARSHTVTSFEPFTLLSALAGATEHIGLVATASTTFDQPFHVARRFASLDHLSGGRAGWNIVTTANPDAALNFGLTEHVEHDERYRRAREFFDVVTGLWDSFADDAFVRDVEAGIYFDAARLHVLDHRGKHYSVRGPLNIARPVQGWPVIVQAGASEAGRQLAAETAEVVFAAQSTLEGARRFYADVKGRLERLGRHPDTLKILPGALVVVGDTVQEAQEKRARLDSLVHFDSSIASLSIALGCDASRFDPDAPLPEIPPTNAGQSGRERAIELARRERLTVRQLAQRLGGFGGLAFVGTPGTIADQMEEWLVQNGCDGFNIMFPYLPGGLDDFVDRVVPELQRRGLFRREYEGRTLRENLGLARPPNRFFPTAAAAR
- a CDS encoding alpha/beta hydrolase, with the translated sequence MRHPSAAPLRLRLLLSIGVVLPAGPGCSREPAPAPPAGSAAARPSSETPSAGPVAPPPPVGAPGSTIRGEIAGVRYLEHMTGGARPDERVPMIVALHPMGGDPADFLQLLRRYRRRARLILPYGHPSGGMYIWYDSVSDDVAAPLVTREADRIAAALAALVAARPTVGQPLVTGFSQGGIMTFALAVTHPEALAAAFPISGLLPPSLYPSAALSSGPRPATLPPVTAFHGASDLAVPTRGARASIAELRLAGYTAELREYAGVEHDTSDEEVGEILERMGRAADGLGNAAPAP
- a CDS encoding glycoside hydrolase family 28 protein, giving the protein MNLSTMMGLAVGVSLAFGAGCSGTGDDGGGGTSSGGTVIPPGSGGGTAGGGAGTGGGAGTGGGEVGGNGAGGSGSATNAGGSAADGGATSGSGGETGGGSGGETGGGGSGGAAPIDCDSGGAVMTYPTLPGASESPLYTVTANGAAQFVEKMTKFGQEMQVHYAHFGVASGCKATVAVTVNGGFSSYTLSPKSRMLSATKNGDTLTFDSGPNYLILQIASKELLFVLIDDQEIDPPKLGDADVKSLADYGVDNTGAALVTSKVQSAIDAASGSAQNILYVPPGRYKTGELWLKSNMTMYLAAGAILDGSTSTGDYNGTGAPAVENTSHGVVHMNKVSNTKILGRGVIDGNGSKIRGTNNDTPSFKINTLRIDDSTDVLVDGIVVRDPVFWNTLIFDSDKVTIQNFKVINRRPTTTAYNQTDGVDFDCSTNGKLYNAFIYSGDDSMSPKREQEGKLDTKAITYEKVVAYSNSAATKIGTKTYGQVIEDITFKDLDIVKAGRALGINADDTAVIQNITWQDVRVETVDGRIIDFEEDATATWRNAPNRATVKEVFINNVASAVNKEIYIHGKSSTVNFNGIHFDNFTIQGNKVTGRNGWNVNQYVSNITFK
- the hrpA gene encoding ATP-dependent RNA helicase HrpA, which translates into the protein MLDIARAIEAHQVVIVAGETGSGKTTQLPKICLAMGRGLSARIGVTQPRRIAATSVAARVAKELGVELGKEVGYKIRFSDRTSPATYVKYMTDGIVLAEIQGDPRLSGYDTLIIDEAHERSLNIDFLLGYLKRLLPRRPDLRVIVSSATLETDRFAAYFGGAPVIEVSGRTYPVEVIHRRPESGEAEIADAVAATVEEITSIDPRGDILVFLPGEREIHDTMAELTRHGLPHTTLLPLYGRLPQGDQQRVFQSLPGRRIVLATNVAETSLTIPGIVYVIDSGLARVNRYSPRTGVTQLQIEPISRASADQRKGRAGRVQSGVCFRLYDEQDDRGRPAYTDPEILRVGLSGVILQMKALGLGAIEDFPFLDAPSKRAVDEGYRVLEELGALDDAAELTDIGRKLARLPLDPRLGRMVLGGESEGALAEVLIIAAALGVQDPRERPLAAQKQADDAHRKFKDEASDFVGLLKLWSFYQDAQGRLTQNQLRKACRDHFVSYLRMREWADVHRQISRITKEMEFSPNDAPAKGDAIHRALLPGLLSRIGMWNQENKVYLGARQTRFQLHPSSGLAKKPPAWIMAAELVETSQLFARMAAAVDPAWIEAAAGPLCKRSHSDPHWAAKPAAVMAREQVTLYGLPIARDRRVDFGAIDPKSARQIFLLHALVRQEYATRAPFMDANRRLFEEVSRLRDKARRSEMLADEHALELFFDRRVPEGVYSGKTFEAWRKEAEAEDPRALHLSLADVLLDEAAELTPERFPDSLELYGAAVPLSYRFDPGEDDDGISLSLPLVLLPQADPDELEWMIPGWHAEKIAQLLESLPKSLRKALVPLAPLREVAREIAAELRPFQGPLRAVLARAVEDRTAERVPADAFRPQDLPPYLRFYFRVVDEDGRVIGEGRELRELKERLSGRAREAWARVGKAGLERDGLTSFSVEALPERVQVDAGRHKVFGYPALIDGETSVSVRVLASRAAAAEATRAGLRRLLLLQLGGKMSQLEQPLRSAVAVSGLGAKVAPGEPGLARQIALRALDEAFQLGDPGAFPRTKAAFLARLDKGRGSLQGVLGKLAGLAREIGVEVDRVQAMLRSMTGKPGAPRPALDDVRTQVDFLLPVGLFSRAPLDRLAHLPRYLRAAQIRLERLPNGPQKDQSKAAQVLPFWQDYLKHQQGLRDKGVPAEELESFRWLIEELRVSLFAPELKAAVPVSAQRLTEQWKRLLG